The stretch of DNA CATGTTGGTTTTTTCTAGGCTATTATTTGAATTAATGTGGTGTCTTTCTTTTTTTGGCTTTAAATCCTTCtatgtgtgtatgtgtatatatatatatacacacacatacacacattaCCATATTAGGAAAAAATTACTTCTCAAATTTGAACTCGcatatttttttttggttttttattttaaaataatttaaaaactccaacgTGAAACTACTATCCAATTTGAATGAATGGTtttttaattttactttttattatattattttatagatatttaaattaaaaaataataagcaataaatatttattaactaaataactaaatTGTAACTACTTACGTCATGTGACGTTTTTCTaggctgccacttggcttaaggagaaggttttttcctcttcttttaataatatataaattcTCCCCTACAGTATGTGTGGAAACTCCTTTCTCGCTTATTTTCTTCCGTTTTACTTATGTAGTAATAAAGTAAAGGCAGAATACATAAGTGGGACCTTAAACTTGGCCTTTTTTTATCATTGGACACCTAAACATAGGGTTGTTCCTATGAGGCACTCCAACTAAACCTTATCTGTGCCAATTAAACACTATCCAGATTGTCCGcaaaaaacttttaaaaaaattaagtGCGTGTATTACAGTTGCCTCTTAACACCCTAAatttaacaacaaattattccACATAATTAAAACATGTCACTTAATAAATTTAACCCCCAAAACAAATTGAAACTCATTTCATAAAATGAAAAACCCGATTATCCCAACTTGATCCCTCTCTTCTTCAAACTTTTTTACTCTACTCAATAAACCAAAAATTACCCTCTTAggtttcttaaaaatttcatcgTCATACCACCTGAAAAAATTACAAACAACTTTGCCAAGAGAAAAAATGACAATCTAGGTTTAAGGagtcaatgaaataataattaggCAGCAGTCCCACAATAATAAGAAACTTCTCTTTAAAAGGTAATTTCGATTTGTTCGACACTATGAGTGAGTGGAGAAGCTAATACCCACATCAATGAGTGACCTTCAAAGGAGCCACAAACACTTCAAAATGTGAAGAAGATGAGACCCAATTCAAGAGAGCTTCAAAGGAGTGAACTTTATATGCAAAAAGGGGCAAACAAATTAAGAGAAAAAATCGACAGGTTCTGTCTAAggggaagaagaaaagaaatagaagaaCGAGGATAAAAGTTAGAGCTTTAATAGGAATAATATATTagaatatataaaataatcataATATGGagtataacaataataataatattaatattaataataataataataataataataacaacaacaacaaatcaacAAGTTTTTCTCATGTTCAAACGTCCTTTCCCACGCATTGTGCCAGTCACTCCCTATGTTTAGGTGTCCAAATGATAAAAGGGGTCAAGTTTAAGGGCCCACTTATGTATTCTGCCTAAagtaaaagaaaatcaaaaatcaaatttCACAACAGCTCATTTACAACTATCTTTCGCGCAACAAGATCATGATTGAAGCTTGAATCTCCACAACATTTATTTTTTGCCCGCTAGTAGCAGTTGGTTAGGCTAGGCCGGTCAGAACCATTTTGCAGTTCTCGATTCTTATTAAATCAGGGAGGATCGGTATTGCTACGAAAAATTCAGGATTTTCTTTGCgagtttaacttatatatatcgatgtaatttttttttatattatcgggtcatttaaaaaaaattatatataaccCTTAAAGAATGAAATCTTAAAAATTAGACAAATTACTTGTTAAAACAGGTAATATAGAATTTTACATCCTTGTGAATCGGAGAAACTCTTATTTGCTCAATTGATAACTTGGGAGATCAATGTTAATATCCAAATAAGTTCTAGGACCAAAGTTAACATCCAACAAAAACCAAAATATTATAATTTCGACCCTATCTTCTTTTCCAACTCTCCAAAACACCCCCAAAACAAAATTTCCTCAATTTCCCTACACCATCAAGATTCTTTCTTCCTTAGGCTGCTGCAAAATAAGCTTTAACCTGAAGCAAAAATCGGCATAGCCATGGCCATGAATTCTTTTTTTCATAAAACTACAAAAACCaatacatatttttctttaatgaAGGACACTAAGAGAAGCTTTAATTCTTTTTCAACAAGTTTCAACTCAAAACCTTTCACATCCCCATATCAAGGTAACCCTACATTGTAAAGTTGGTATTTTTAATGCCTTTTAGTTGATTTTCATTGGGTAATTTTATCAAACATGTGTTGCTTCTGTTTATTAATGCTTCTTATATCTGTATATGGGAGTTGGAATATTAAGTTATGTAGTTGAAGTGTATCAATTGTTTTAAGAATCGGGTATTTTAGGTAAATATGCATTTGTTTTAGGCCGTTATGTCACTCGGGTAATCCCTTGTTATGCCTTTGTTGATCTATATAGGCGATACATATTAGTTGAGAATATGTTTTAGACTTTAACACTTTTACTGGAGTGGTTTCTAGGAGTGGTTTAGCTTTTCATAGATTTACCGTTTAGAAAATATACAGATCTTCTAAtagtttttatttatattttgcatAATATAGGCATGAGATGAGTTTAAATGGAGTAACTTGGTTAGAAAAGGGGCTGCCCGATGCACAAAGCATCCTGCATTCACGCAGGGTCTGAGAAAGGGCCGCACcctaaggggtgtgatgtagacagcctaccctaatacaagcattagtgtTCTATgttaaaaacataaaaagaagaccTTTGTTCAAGAATAATTTCGGACTTAAAAAATGCAAATGCCAAGGAGTGATTCAACTTTGTCAGTTATTTTTCACAAGAGAAGCCAGTAGTCCTGCTGATTCTACTTAGGTGTTTGTTTGAGACCAACAGTGGGAGATTTGTGAATCACATCTTTACGCCCAATTCAGCATTTGAAACCCtgcttttttagtttttttgtaTCTTGCTCTACGCGTTCTGTCAACTCCACCCGAGTTCTAATGACAAGTTATACTGTATCTAGTGTAGCAATTGATTGTTAATACTTAGGACAAATACGTCTGAAACAAGAATCCGCACAGCTACTTTTGCACATAACAGTAAACAGTAAATGCCAACTTGAATCGTTAAATCATGAGTTCACGTATTCTTGACATTACACAGGACAATGTTTAAGATGTTTTATAAAGAACAACTTTGTGATTTGTTTTAAGTTCCTCTCATCTTTGTAGTAAGATTGGTTACAACTCCCACTAAAGCTTTTGTTGGCTTcgatgagatggttcgtgggacACAGCGGAAGTATTTCATGTTAGGTGGGAAAGGAGGGGTTGGGAAGACTAGCTGTGCTGCTTCTCTGGCAGTAAAATTTGCAAATCATGGTCACCCGACTCTTGTTGTTTCAACTGACCCTGCCCACTCCTTGAGTGATTCTTTTGATCAGGTAACTGCTACGTACTTCTCTTATAAAATTGTTCGAAAAGAGGGTAAAAGTTaatgtatttattatttaataatttGTGTTTTCTGTAGGATTTGACTGGAGGGGCACTTGTTCCGGTTCAAGGAGTGGATTCTCCATTATATGCACTAGAGGTATATCTCTTTCTTATGATTGTGATGCTGGTACTTAGATCACAGTATCCACTTGTTTAAGACAAATATATCATGTAATAAACTGCTGTTCAAATAGATAAACCCTGAGAAAACAAGGGAAGAGTTCCGTGCTAGAAGCCAACTACAAGGTGGCAGACGTGTCAAAGATTTTATGGACAGCATGGGTCTCGGAATGCTTGCTGAGCAGGTGACAGCACAAGCaaaatgtttcatttttttttcttttccaaataAATCCCTCTCATTTCATTTGGTTTTAACTATGCATGCCTATTCTTGGTTTCTCCTTGTTTCCTACTCCCTCTGTTCCCTTTTACTTTTACAGTTTGCATTTTGCAGTCCCCTTAAGAAATCATTAGTTAAGTGTTTATTTTACTAAATTATCCTTATTAATGGTATTTTGGAAATCTAAATTTGAGTACTGCTACTCCAATTAGTTTGGGAAATAGTTACATAATAATAAGGGTAAAATtggaaaaatataattaattctcTCTCGATTTGCTAAGGTGGATAAGTAAAAGGGAATATCTATTTATAGTATACTGATACTGGACAAGTCCACGGGAACTGAGGGAGTACTACACAACTAGCAATTTAACTGTGTCTGATTTAATCATAGATCTTTAAGCAATTCACCATGTATCTGGTTGTTGTTTCAATTGGTAAAGCCTCTGAACTCAACATTACATGTTAAGTTCAGGTTCAAGTTTCTTTCTCTATTGCAGCAGTTGAAATAGCAACTGTTTAAAAAAAGTTCTGATTTTGGCAATTGGCAGTATGATGTTCGCAAGATTCCTTGTGGTATCTGACTCTGCTCTTATTAACTTGTGATAGTTGGGAGAACTAAAACTTGGAGAGCTGTTGGACACTCCTCCACCTGGTCTAGATGAGGCTATTGCAATTTCCAAGGCATGTATAGTAGATGCTGTTTTTAGTATCAATGCTCCACATAAACAACTGtcttattgttgtcttattccaGTCTCTTTGACCATAGAATGGTTCTGCAGGTCATGCAGTTTCTTGAATCAAAAGACTATAGTAGCTTTTCTCGCATAGTTTTTGACACAGCCCCAACGGTGAGTTGAAAGAAATTGGCTTAATTGTAAAACTTGTTCTCTGGGCTTAAAGTTTGCATTTACATGTTGATACTGCAGGGGCACACACTTAGACTACTATCACTTCCAGATTTCTTGGATGCATCAATAGGCAAGATGATGAAGGTAAATACTGTTATGCTACTAGAAGGACATTATAGATTATTTCTTTCATCGAATTGTTTCCATGTTTAAGAATGAGAACTCTCAAGCCGATACGTCTTTCTTCTCCTCTTAACCATAACTTATTCCAGACTTCCAGTGGTTTTAGCATGTTTAAATGTGAGAACGTCTTTCTTCTCCTCTTAACCATAACATATTCCAGTGGTTTTAGCATGTTTAAATGTGAGGCTTTGCGACAGTCCTTTCATTTCGAGTTTATCAAGCAAAGTATTACTTTTGGGCACTTCAGCATTATAAGTACTATTTTGTGTGTCACAGCTTAAAAAGAAAATAGCATCAGCAACTTCAGCTTTAAAATCCATGTTCAACAAGGCGGAGACACAAGAAAGTACTGCTGTAAGCATTAAAGTTGCAATACTAGCTTTCCTGCTGTGCTAATTACTTTGCATTGAGCATCATTTCTTTTCACTGCAGAGTGACAAGCTTGAGCAATTAAGGGAGAGGATGGCAAAAGTTCGAGATCTTTTCCGTGATTCAGCAACTACAGAGTTTATCATTGTGACAATCCCCACCGTAATGCGCCAAATTCCTTGTCTTCTTATTTTAACTTAAGAACTAGGCAGCATAAGTTTGCAACAAATCAATTCTCTAACTTTAGCGTCCAATCATAAATAGCATCCCCCAGCTCTTGTAATTTCATTTAATGTGATTCGTGCTCCTTAGAGTTGGGTTGTATTTTACCGGCAAGTCCAATATTATTCATCATATGGAGGCTTCTACATAATATTTTCTCAGGGTTGAAAATATGGATCAAATTAAGTAATGCATATTAGAGAAactaaagaataaaaaaaaaacatTGCTATCATGGCTGTGGAAAGATGTTGGAATTTTGGTGACTTCATTGGTTGAAAAAGGCTGCTTTTTTGACAAGTTCTTGAACTCTTTAACAGTTTTCCTTTTTTTCACTTAATCTTTCATTCAATTACCCAACAAAAAAACCTTCATTTCTTTGTGCATTCATCTTAATCCTCCTATATCACGTGGTGGGAAGATAAGACTGTACAGCTTTCGTTGGGGTCTATCTGAGATAAGATGAGTGCAGCTAATTGCTGCATAAATATCTTTCTGTGCTGTTCACCTTCTTTTTAGGGCTTTTCATAATACTTGGAGCAATAGATAAGCAATTGCTGCCCTGTGGTATTGTTTATGCTTATTTTTTATTGTCTCAGAGGCCAGTGTCATTTCTACCATATTTGCTTCCCATGTATTATTATCAGGATTTCCTTGCTCAGTTAAACACATTTACCTGTAGTACCTCTAAGTGCTACTTATGCTCAACCAATCAATATGAATTGACCAAAACAGCTATCATGTAGGACAAGCTGTTCTTTGCCAGTGCTTGCAACATCTTTTTGAAAAATTGTTGAGTGACCTCTTTGTGGGAAAAAAAACATTCTGTACAGGTTATGGCGGCAAATGAGTCTTCACGGCTCTGTGCATCCTTGAAGAAGGAAACTGTCCCAGTAAGAAGACTTATTGTCAACCAAGTCCTACCTCCGTCTACATCAGACTGCAAGTTCTGTGTGATGAGAAGAAAGGTAACAGTTGGCTCTTCAAATATTTAGCCTAGTGAAAAATATTCTGATTCATCCCATATCTCGAATTATTTATTGGTTGATTCTGATCCAGATGAATCTCTCTTTTAAGTTTAATCCTTCCCAATTAGACTGCTAAAGGAGAAGTTTTTTCGTGAAGTATTAacctaattttttttttccttctaaaaaatGTATTAACCTAAGTTAGATGAAAGATACCCAGTCCACAGGATTTACAGCAGATTCCCTTGCATTTCTTTTTTGCATCACTTGGAAGGCGGTGAAGCTATTAAAGGAAGCTGAGCTAGGTGTCCGAATTTCTAATTGGGAATAAATTTCTTTTGAATCATTTATTTGTGTCAAACCATTGATATATCTCAATTATTGAGCAAAAAAGATGTAACTCTTGAAAACTAATTTTAATAAGGCCCTGTAGATACACCTTTTAGGAGAAGTTATGCAAGAAGGCATGGATGTCCTGAATGTACACTTCCACAATGTGTATGTTTCGTAGTTCCAAGATGTCCTTTTCAAGGAGGTTTTAGGGGAAACACATTGTTTCTGATGTCTTCAGCTTTATGGAGATGCTAACTGTTTCATAACTTGTCGTATGGTGGGTTGCGCCAAGTTTTTTCCACGTGTCACATTATCCTTTGATTTCTGCATCTGCAACTTTTAACAAACTTTGCACGAGAAAAGGTACTCATGACCAAACCAATACATCATAAATCACGCATGCTTTTTGTTTCATTACAGGGCACTGAGAGCTACTATATGTTATAACAGAAATAGGATGTCAGATTAGAGATTCACAAATGAAAATGCACTTGGCGTTGATAAAAGAAGTGGCATTAATTCTTTTAACTTGAATCCAAATAATATGAATGTTGATATAGATTGTTTTGATGTTTTATGCTGTTACATAGAGAGTATAAGACGAGAAGATATAGAAGAGAAAAATTACTAGGATTTCTGGGTATCTTCTCTATCTCTCATGGGAAGTTATTCTGTCTTATGGTACCTTTCCTGATGTAAATTGCAGTCATTCAACAAATGGCCCAAATTTATCTGTCATTTAAGGGGTTTATATCATGACAAGATGTCAAAACAAACCAATCTAATCCTCTACATCTTATATTCTAATCTTTTAAGTGCAAATTCAAGACCTTGAAACTTTTA from Nicotiana tomentosiformis chromosome 11, ASM39032v3, whole genome shotgun sequence encodes:
- the LOC104085892 gene encoding ATPase GET3B-like → MAMNSFFHKTTKTNTYFSLMKDTKRSFNSFSTSFNSKPFTSPYQVRLVTTPTKAFVGFDEMVRGTQRKYFMLGGKGGVGKTSCAASLAVKFANHGHPTLVVSTDPAHSLSDSFDQDLTGGALVPVQGVDSPLYALEINPEKTREEFRARSQLQGGRRVKDFMDSMGLGMLAEQLGELKLGELLDTPPPGLDEAIAISKVMQFLESKDYSSFSRIVFDTAPTGHTLRLLSLPDFLDASIGKMMKLKKKIASATSALKSMFNKAETQESTASDKLEQLRERMAKVRDLFRDSATTEFIIVTIPTVMAANESSRLCASLKKETVPVRRLIVNQVLPPSTSDCKFCVMRRKDQMRALDMITKDPELASLKLIQAPLVDVEIRGVAGLKFFGDMVWK